The Methanoculleus thermophilus genome includes a window with the following:
- a CDS encoding DUF1614 domain-containing protein, giving the protein MDRVIFNPFSPVMLLLLFGLFVLFILAIVVFPILFLTAIGATFTRLGFSWWQALVILFLILIGSFINIPIRTLTSRPASPVYDRYVAMYGRLYRIPQPVSRTVLAVNVGGAVIPVLISLYLLYDSVIISGGYLLFGLALVGVGVVTVVTKLVARPVPGLGIATPFFIPPLAALIAALILSVFAGGVPGSSVIIAYVSGTLGTLIGADLLNLHRIADLGAPMASIGGAGTFDGIFLTGIIAALLA; this is encoded by the coding sequence ATGGACCGAGTCATCTTCAACCCGTTCTCCCCCGTGATGCTCCTCCTTCTCTTCGGTTTGTTCGTTCTCTTCATCCTTGCCATTGTTGTCTTTCCGATCCTCTTCCTGACGGCGATCGGGGCGACGTTCACGAGGCTCGGGTTCTCCTGGTGGCAGGCGCTCGTCATACTCTTCCTGATCCTCATCGGAAGTTTCATCAATATCCCCATCCGGACGCTCACAAGCCGCCCGGCCTCGCCTGTCTACGACCGCTACGTCGCCATGTACGGACGGCTCTACCGCATCCCGCAGCCGGTGTCGCGGACGGTCCTCGCGGTCAACGTCGGCGGTGCCGTGATTCCTGTCCTGATATCGCTCTACCTGCTCTACGACTCGGTCATAATCAGCGGCGGCTACCTGCTCTTCGGGCTTGCCCTCGTCGGGGTCGGGGTCGTGACGGTCGTGACAAAACTCGTCGCCCGCCCGGTGCCGGGCCTCGGGATCGCGACCCCGTTCTTCATCCCGCCGCTTGCGGCGCTCATTGCGGCGCTCATCCTCTCGGTCTTTGCGGGCGGCGTCCCGGGCTCGTCGGTGATCATCGCCTACGTGAGCGGGACGCTTGGGACCCTGATCGGGGCGGATCTCCTGAACCTCCACCGTATTGCGGACCTCGGGGCGCCGATGGCGAGTATCGGGGGGGCGGGGACGTTTGATGGGATCTTTTTGACGGGGATCATCGCGGCGCTTCTGGCGTGA
- a CDS encoding fibrillarin-like rRNA/tRNA 2'-O-methyltransferase, which yields MIWLGNVLVSPGEGGVYGERTLDGYRVWDPYRSKFAALYALGGGIDLMPEMRVLYLGAANGTTVSHVADYVETVYAVEFAPRPMQDLLEVARRRKNIVPIMADAGRPEEYAPFMEGVDLVYQDVAQPNQVEIAERNLVFLKPGGHLILMLKTRSVDVRRDPAEVLAEARAGLEKHLVVVDVRWLEPYHQDHAAIVCSLPE from the coding sequence ATGATCTGGCTTGGGAACGTGCTCGTCTCGCCCGGCGAGGGCGGGGTCTACGGGGAGCGAACGCTCGATGGCTACCGGGTCTGGGACCCCTACCGGAGCAAGTTTGCGGCGCTTTATGCCCTCGGTGGCGGGATAGACCTTATGCCTGAGATGCGGGTGCTCTACCTCGGTGCGGCGAACGGGACCACGGTCTCGCACGTCGCCGACTACGTCGAGACCGTCTACGCGGTGGAGTTTGCCCCCCGGCCGATGCAGGACCTCCTTGAGGTGGCCCGCCGGAGGAAGAATATCGTCCCGATCATGGCCGACGCGGGGAGGCCGGAGGAGTATGCGCCGTTCATGGAGGGGGTGGACCTGGTCTACCAGGATGTGGCGCAGCCAAACCAGGTCGAGATCGCGGAGCGGAACCTCGTCTTCCTCAAACCCGGCGGGCACCTCATCCTGATGCTCAAGACCCGGAGCGTGGACGTCCGGCGTGACCCGGCCGAGGTGCTCGCGGAGGCCCGGGCCGGGCTTGAGAAGCACCTTGTCGTCGTGGATGTCCGGTGGCTCGAGCCCTACCACCAGGATCACGCCGCGATCGTCTGCTCGCTTCCGGAGTAG
- a CDS encoding NOP5/NOP56 family protein gives MLQRYWFGDVDESGCRPAGTDPARLAERAATLRTGMESYAPIEWEVARDCGVIRTREEYINLLRAVTTTLARQKIAQSYQARDVELLQMVRMLDELDNVINLLQERAAEWYQVTNPSFSRKYRSLPAKKMLAIVRRGAGGGLADVAGEIERLAGTRSRLMREVSARADEVMPNTSALIGGLVAARLLSCAGGLAALARMPGSTIQVLGSERALFSHLRGGSPPPKHGIIFQHRRVHNAPKEVRGRVARVLAAKLAIAARLDYYRGEAVPEFIEDAQARIDEAGVVR, from the coding sequence ATGCTACAGCGCTACTGGTTCGGAGACGTCGATGAGAGCGGGTGCCGGCCCGCCGGCACCGATCCAGCCAGGCTCGCAGAGCGGGCCGCCACGCTCCGCACCGGTATGGAGTCATACGCCCCCATAGAGTGGGAGGTTGCCCGGGACTGCGGGGTCATCCGGACGCGGGAGGAGTACATCAACCTGCTCCGTGCGGTCACTACGACCCTTGCCCGGCAAAAGATTGCCCAATCATACCAGGCCCGCGACGTCGAGCTCCTCCAGATGGTCCGGATGCTCGACGAACTCGACAATGTCATCAACCTCCTCCAGGAACGCGCCGCGGAGTGGTACCAGGTCACGAATCCCTCGTTCTCCCGGAAGTACCGCTCCCTCCCGGCAAAGAAGATGCTCGCGATCGTTCGCAGAGGTGCAGGGGGAGGTCTAGCGGACGTCGCAGGCGAGATCGAACGGCTCGCCGGGACGCGGAGCCGTCTGATGCGGGAGGTCTCGGCCCGGGCCGACGAGGTTATGCCGAACACGAGCGCCCTCATCGGCGGGCTGGTCGCGGCCCGTCTCCTCTCCTGTGCAGGGGGACTTGCCGCGCTAGCAAGGATGCCGGGGAGCACCATCCAGGTCCTCGGCTCGGAGCGGGCGCTCTTTTCGCACCTCCGGGGCGGGTCGCCGCCGCCGAAGCACGGGATCATCTTCCAGCACCGACGGGTCCACAACGCGCCAAAAGAGGTCCGGGGCCGGGTGGCCCGGGTGCTCGCGGCGAAGCTCGCCATCGCCGCTCGACTTGACTATTACCGGGGAGAGGCGGTGCCGGAGTTCATCGAGGATGCCCAGGCACGGATCGACGAGGCGGGGGTAGTGAGATGA
- a CDS encoding tripartite tricarboxylate transporter permease produces MLISILLGAAVGIGCGAVSGLVPGIHANTVAGLLLSLQALLLAWFDPVFIASAMFATLVAHTFLDNVPGTFLGIPDADTSLAVLPAHALCLDGRGEEAVRISALGSALGVVLSLPLALAFVLVLPALQPAIDWGIGLVILAVAGYLIVVSESPGWAFAVFSVSGVLGLFSLGYSFLAWSTGGESGVLMPLLSGLFGIAVLLQASHGAMPVQHFSGIDLPPGALRRGSLLGSAVGALVGWLPGLSNATANALLTSVVGYDTNPREYILATSAANTVNAFLGLAAFYAISRTRSGVMAAIGALEEIPPATAILLAGAIAAVGAYLLTVRLSSMAAWFSGMSVKKLNYGVIAFVALLSFFLCGPFGVLVLILATAVGYVPALVNIRRVYCMGAIMVPVMAYSFGLA; encoded by the coding sequence GTGCTCATAAGTATTCTGCTCGGGGCCGCGGTCGGGATCGGTTGCGGCGCCGTGAGCGGTCTTGTACCCGGGATCCATGCAAACACCGTGGCGGGTCTTCTCCTATCGCTCCAGGCGCTGCTGCTCGCCTGGTTCGACCCGGTGTTCATCGCCTCTGCGATGTTTGCCACGCTTGTAGCGCATACGTTCCTCGACAACGTCCCGGGCACCTTCCTTGGCATCCCGGATGCCGACACCTCGCTTGCGGTCCTCCCGGCGCACGCCCTCTGCCTCGATGGTCGGGGTGAGGAGGCCGTCCGGATATCGGCTCTCGGGAGCGCTCTTGGTGTCGTCCTCTCCCTCCCGCTCGCGCTCGCCTTCGTCCTCGTCCTCCCGGCGCTCCAGCCGGCGATCGACTGGGGGATTGGTCTTGTCATCCTCGCGGTTGCGGGCTACCTCATCGTCGTCTCCGAATCTCCCGGCTGGGCGTTCGCGGTCTTTTCGGTCTCCGGGGTTCTCGGACTCTTCTCGCTCGGCTACTCATTCCTCGCCTGGTCGACGGGCGGGGAGTCCGGGGTGCTGATGCCCCTCCTCTCGGGGCTTTTCGGGATCGCGGTCCTCCTCCAGGCATCGCACGGGGCGATGCCGGTGCAGCACTTCTCGGGGATCGATCTCCCGCCGGGTGCGCTCCGGCGGGGCTCTCTCCTCGGCTCGGCTGTCGGAGCCCTCGTCGGCTGGCTCCCGGGCCTCTCGAACGCCACGGCTAACGCCCTTCTCACCTCGGTCGTCGGCTACGACACAAACCCCCGGGAGTACATCCTCGCGACCAGCGCCGCAAACACCGTGAACGCTTTCCTCGGGCTTGCCGCCTTCTACGCCATATCCCGGACGCGGAGCGGCGTGATGGCCGCGATCGGGGCGCTCGAAGAGATCCCGCCTGCGACCGCGATCCTCCTTGCGGGTGCGATAGCCGCAGTCGGGGCCTACCTCCTGACGGTCCGCCTCTCCTCGATGGCCGCGTGGTTCTCCGGCATGAGCGTCAAAAAGTTAAATTACGGCGTCATCGCCTTTGTCGCCCTCCTTTCCTTCTTCCTCTGCGGCCCGTTCGGGGTGCTCGTCCTCATACTTGCTACGGCCGTCGGCTACGTCCCGGCCCTCGTCAACATCCGCCGGGTCTACTGCATGGGGGCGATCATGGTCCCGGTGATGGCCTACTCATTCGGGCTCGCCTGA
- a CDS encoding uroporphyrinogen-III synthase, with the protein MKIAITRLEDKAAGDRALCASYGHDCYTVSPLRAELRPERVASFVEAVHRGEFDCLFFSSALPAAIVGPRLERWPRVIAIGPKTAEVLREAGIEAEVLPSFYSRDFVPYLGDWLRGRTIGIPRADVPNPRLLEAITAAGGKVREERVYALVPTGTELALDDADAVLFTSAMSYREARWQPRDDLLLLAIGEITADAMRAGGHPPAVVGDGSLAGTLETLNRYLESR; encoded by the coding sequence ATGAAGATCGCCATCACCCGGCTCGAAGACAAGGCAGCGGGCGACCGCGCCCTCTGCGCTTCCTACGGTCACGACTGCTACACGGTCTCGCCCCTTCGGGCGGAACTGCGGCCCGAACGCGTCGCTTCATTCGTCGAGGCCGTCCACCGGGGCGAGTTCGACTGCCTCTTCTTCTCAAGCGCTCTTCCCGCCGCAATCGTCGGACCGAGGCTTGAGCGCTGGCCCCGGGTGATCGCAATCGGGCCGAAGACCGCCGAAGTCCTCAGGGAGGCCGGGATCGAGGCGGAGGTTCTCCCCTCGTTCTACTCCCGGGACTTCGTCCCCTACCTCGGCGACTGGCTCCGGGGCCGGACGATCGGGATCCCGCGGGCCGACGTCCCGAACCCGCGCCTCCTCGAGGCGATCACCGCAGCGGGAGGGAAGGTCAGGGAGGAGCGGGTCTATGCCCTCGTCCCCACAGGGACCGAACTTGCGCTTGATGACGCCGACGCAGTCCTCTTCACGAGCGCGATGTCCTACCGCGAGGCCCGGTGGCAGCCCCGCGACGACCTCCTCCTCCTCGCCATCGGCGAGATCACCGCCGATGCCATGCGGGCCGGCGGGCACCCCCCGGCGGTCGTCGGAGACGGATCGCTTGCAGGAACCCTTGAGACACTGAACCGCTACCTGGAGAGCCGGTGA
- a CDS encoding RNA-guided pseudouridylation complex pseudouridine synthase subunit Cbf5, whose amino-acid sequence MNGEEEIIPESGIVVIDKPRGPSSHQVTAWVGDILGRRVGHAGTLDPQVSGVLIVMFGNAVRLAPVLLSHNKEYVCLMRLHGDADRKDVDRVAAEFVGRIYQRPPKKSAVKRSLRIRKIHELEILDMEGRLVLFRVRCDAGTYIRTLCIHMGYAIGTCGHMEELRRIRSGPFDEAAAVTLHELADAAGEARDGNPAPLRRMILPPEAAVADLPKVVIRDTAVDAVCRGAILAGVGIRELVGGFGKGETVAIMTQRGELVGLGKALVSSAKVKPGSPGFVIAPSTVLMRPGTYPRGWKVHARE is encoded by the coding sequence TTGAACGGAGAGGAAGAGATCATACCCGAATCCGGGATCGTCGTCATCGACAAACCCCGGGGGCCGAGCAGCCACCAGGTGACCGCCTGGGTCGGGGATATCCTCGGGCGGCGGGTCGGCCACGCCGGGACGCTCGACCCACAGGTCTCAGGCGTGCTCATCGTCATGTTCGGCAACGCCGTCCGGCTCGCCCCAGTCCTCCTCTCTCACAACAAGGAGTACGTCTGTCTGATGCGGCTCCATGGCGACGCGGACCGCAAGGACGTCGACCGGGTTGCGGCGGAGTTCGTCGGCCGGATCTACCAGCGGCCGCCCAAGAAGAGCGCAGTCAAGCGGAGCCTCCGGATCCGAAAGATCCATGAGCTCGAGATCCTCGATATGGAAGGCCGGCTCGTCCTCTTCCGGGTCAGGTGCGACGCCGGGACCTACATCCGGACGCTCTGCATCCATATGGGCTACGCCATAGGGACCTGCGGCCACATGGAAGAACTCCGGCGGATACGCTCGGGCCCGTTCGACGAGGCTGCCGCCGTCACGCTCCATGAACTCGCCGATGCCGCAGGAGAGGCCCGGGACGGCAACCCCGCACCCCTCCGGCGGATGATCCTACCACCGGAGGCCGCCGTCGCGGACCTCCCAAAAGTCGTCATCCGCGATACCGCGGTCGACGCCGTCTGCCGCGGCGCGATCCTCGCCGGGGTGGGGATCAGGGAGTTGGTGGGCGGGTTTGGGAAGGGCGAGACGGTCGCGATCATGACGCAGCGCGGCGAGCTCGTCGGGCTCGGGAAAGCCCTCGTCAGTTCTGCGAAGGTAAAACCCGGCTCCCCCGGATTTGTCATCGCCCCCTCCACCGTTCTGATGCGGCCCGGCACCTATCCGAGGGGCTGGAAGGTGCACGCAAGAGAGTGA
- a CDS encoding CPBP family intramembrane glutamic endopeptidase, with product MSLEPCRRHAPELLIIFFGLLTLIAAFGGVGGEVGSFLAAALDVSVFVILAMLVYLARIRHPAFRWIAVLWLLLIIGGFALAAAGFGILAIVPADVLEADEPDIDAVDLGLAAEVALLLLGVLAAGSVSLVGLSRRFRVWLAGYLPFDPDSLLHTVALVVILAMILIPPVPLLVSGGPPFLSQPILDLLFESGDLLAESVTLNAYTLFWTLIGSFFIAGACVRRTIPETLDRLGLVRPTGREILLAIGAAILLVVAFHFIDPALAALVGWLGIPVTDEEAVNLLFAGTLTLPGIIAASIAAGFGEEVSIRGLLQPRFGILIPALLFASLHAFQYSWDGLISVFMAGIAFAYIRQYANTTTSAITHTVYDLVLFALMMLGISF from the coding sequence ATGTCGCTAGAACCCTGCCGCCGCCACGCCCCGGAACTGCTGATCATCTTCTTCGGCCTCCTCACCCTGATTGCGGCCTTCGGGGGAGTCGGCGGGGAGGTGGGCTCGTTTCTTGCCGCAGCGCTCGATGTATCAGTCTTTGTCATCCTCGCGATGCTTGTCTATCTCGCGAGGATCCGGCACCCTGCGTTCCGGTGGATTGCGGTCCTCTGGCTCCTCCTCATCATCGGGGGGTTTGCGCTCGCTGCGGCCGGTTTTGGAATCCTCGCGATCGTCCCGGCGGATGTGCTCGAAGCCGATGAACCCGATATCGATGCGGTCGATCTCGGCCTGGCTGCAGAGGTGGCTCTCCTTCTCCTCGGCGTCCTTGCGGCAGGGAGCGTAAGCCTCGTCGGCCTCTCACGCCGGTTCCGGGTATGGCTTGCGGGGTACCTCCCGTTCGACCCGGACTCGCTGCTTCATACGGTTGCGCTCGTGGTCATCCTTGCGATGATCCTCATCCCGCCGGTCCCGCTCCTGGTCTCCGGGGGTCCGCCGTTCCTCTCGCAGCCCATCCTCGATCTCCTGTTCGAGTCCGGGGACCTCCTCGCGGAGTCGGTCACGCTGAATGCATATACCCTCTTCTGGACGCTCATCGGTTCGTTCTTCATCGCCGGGGCTTGCGTCCGCCGGACCATCCCCGAGACCCTGGACCGGCTCGGGCTCGTCCGGCCGACGGGAAGGGAGATCCTTCTTGCCATCGGTGCGGCAATTCTACTCGTGGTCGCGTTCCACTTCATCGACCCGGCGCTCGCCGCTCTGGTGGGCTGGCTCGGCATTCCGGTCACCGACGAGGAGGCCGTCAACCTCCTCTTTGCAGGCACTCTCACCCTGCCCGGGATCATCGCGGCGTCCATAGCAGCGGGGTTTGGCGAGGAAGTGAGTATCCGCGGCCTGCTCCAGCCCCGGTTTGGCATCCTCATCCCGGCGCTCCTCTTTGCGTCGCTCCACGCGTTTCAGTACAGCTGGGACGGCCTCATCTCGGTCTTTATGGCGGGGATCGCTTTCGCGTACATCCGGCAGTACGCGAACACCACGACATCGGCGATCACGCACACTGTCTACGACCTGGTGCTCTTTGCTCTGATGATGCTCGGGATATCGTTTTGA
- a CDS encoding MFS transporter, whose protein sequence is MTARDLLHRIAASPDVILVLVVLVIFMDMMIYGLLIPIFPQYAPRFGVDESVIGMVFGTYAAMLLLFSIPMGLLSDRVGRRPLIVVGMLLLALATALFGFSTTITHLFIARTVQGISAAATWSAGLALLADTCDPARLGERMGIALSAVGFGTIVGPVVGGLLFEYLGYTATFLVPALLAAVVGLVVLAIPVPTCRQDRSPMLPSGALLPLAACAAAIVAASWTYGVIDPYLPVYLHDTFAASPAMIGLVFAVLAVATILAQPVAGRIYDRYGGSRYLIGGGLSFSGVAILAAVQAPALMLTVAAVFVLGVFLSCALVPVMPILSGIYRDHGSQGAAYGIYNTFYSVGLAAGPFAGAALLGSLPLPAIFLSQAVFLAIVGVLIWILIGRLHWR, encoded by the coding sequence GTGACTGCCAGGGATCTGCTACACCGCATTGCCGCATCGCCGGACGTCATTCTCGTGCTGGTCGTGCTCGTCATCTTCATGGATATGATGATCTACGGCCTTCTTATCCCGATCTTTCCACAATACGCACCCCGTTTCGGGGTGGACGAATCGGTCATCGGGATGGTCTTTGGGACCTACGCCGCCATGCTCCTCCTCTTCTCCATTCCAATGGGCCTCCTCTCCGATCGGGTGGGGCGCCGCCCCCTCATCGTCGTCGGGATGCTCCTCCTCGCCCTCGCGACGGCACTCTTCGGGTTTTCGACGACGATAACGCATCTCTTCATCGCCCGGACTGTTCAGGGGATATCGGCCGCAGCCACCTGGTCTGCCGGGCTTGCACTCCTTGCCGATACCTGCGACCCGGCGAGGCTCGGGGAGAGGATGGGTATCGCTCTTTCGGCCGTCGGGTTCGGGACGATCGTCGGGCCGGTCGTCGGCGGGCTGCTCTTCGAGTACCTGGGCTACACCGCGACCTTCCTCGTCCCGGCGCTCCTCGCCGCCGTCGTCGGCCTCGTAGTCTTGGCTATCCCGGTGCCGACCTGCAGACAGGACCGCTCACCGATGCTGCCGTCGGGTGCCCTCCTTCCGCTGGCCGCCTGTGCCGCCGCGATCGTTGCCGCCTCCTGGACCTACGGCGTCATCGACCCTTACCTGCCGGTCTACCTGCATGACACATTTGCAGCATCCCCGGCGATGATCGGGCTTGTCTTTGCGGTGCTCGCGGTCGCGACCATCCTCGCCCAGCCGGTCGCAGGAAGAATCTACGACCGGTATGGGGGGAGCCGCTACCTCATCGGCGGAGGACTCTCCTTCTCCGGGGTTGCGATCCTCGCCGCCGTACAGGCTCCTGCCCTCATGCTCACCGTCGCCGCCGTCTTCGTACTGGGGGTCTTTCTGAGCTGCGCCCTGGTTCCGGTGATGCCGATCCTCTCCGGCATCTATCGCGATCACGGCTCGCAGGGCGCTGCTTATGGTATCTACAACACCTTCTACTCCGTGGGTCTTGCGGCCGGACCGTTCGCGGGCGCTGCTCTCCTTGGTTCGTTGCCGTTGCCGGCGATCTTTCTTTCGCAGGCGGTCTTCCTTGCCATCGTGGGAGTTTTAATCTGGATCCTTATAGGGCGGCTGCATTGGCGGTGA
- a CDS encoding aldo/keto reductase, translated as MEGLMKRRFGRTGQEVTRVGLGGEGVLRTYGRHAEAKAVITEALNQGITYFDSARVYAGSEDYYGEVWGSRPDLRERVFLASKSASRQHADAEMDLQMTLQRMKIETLDLWQIHDVRTFTDIRDLEGSDGALEAFIEARDSGIVRYIGVTGHHDPDVLSHAVEAWPIDAVMMPVNPVEGAPGGFLSSTLPAAREQGVAVIGMKVLGGSHYLSSDAGVTAEILVRYALAQDITVAIVGCSTPLEVQALAAAARKGPLPDEEAAALVEAFRPYARELAYYREPM; from the coding sequence ATGGAGGGGCTCATGAAGCGCCGGTTCGGAAGGACCGGGCAGGAGGTCACCCGGGTGGGGCTCGGGGGAGAGGGGGTTCTCCGGACCTACGGACGGCATGCGGAGGCAAAGGCCGTCATCACCGAGGCTCTCAATCAGGGGATCACCTACTTCGACTCGGCGAGGGTCTATGCGGGGAGCGAAGACTACTACGGGGAGGTCTGGGGGAGCCGCCCGGATCTCAGAGAACGGGTCTTTTTAGCCAGCAAGTCGGCAAGCCGGCAGCACGCCGATGCAGAGATGGATCTCCAGATGACCCTCCAGAGGATGAAGATCGAGACCCTCGACCTCTGGCAGATCCACGATGTCAGAACATTTACCGATATCAGGGATCTCGAGGGTTCTGACGGCGCCCTTGAGGCGTTCATCGAGGCGAGGGATTCCGGCATCGTCCGGTACATCGGGGTGACGGGGCACCACGACCCCGACGTCCTCTCGCATGCGGTGGAGGCCTGGCCGATTGACGCCGTGATGATGCCGGTCAACCCTGTCGAGGGCGCACCCGGCGGGTTCCTCTCGTCAACCCTCCCGGCCGCACGGGAGCAGGGGGTCGCGGTCATCGGGATGAAGGTGCTTGGAGGATCGCACTACCTCTCCTCCGATGCGGGGGTGACGGCGGAGATCCTCGTCCGCTACGCCCTCGCCCAGGACATCACCGTCGCAATCGTCGGGTGCTCGACGCCTCTCGAGGTTCAGGCGCTTGCTGCCGCCGCACGGAAGGGCCCCCTTCCCGATGAGGAAGCAGCGGCGCTCGTTGAGGCGTTCCGGCCCTACGCCCGCGAGCTCGCGTACTACCGGGAACCCATGTGA
- a CDS encoding VOC family protein — MPKIVWFNIPAGDTGRARTFYEDVFAWRIRPFPGMEQEGYLEIETGGVGGEIIPRAHAGEPLTVFIGVPSVEEYAARVQKAGGRVVIPKRAVPGRGYFVICEDTEQNRLGLWESDPTAA; from the coding sequence ATGCCGAAAATAGTCTGGTTCAACATCCCTGCCGGCGATACCGGCAGGGCGCGGACGTTTTATGAGGACGTCTTCGCCTGGAGGATAAGACCGTTTCCCGGAATGGAGCAGGAGGGGTATCTCGAGATCGAGACCGGAGGGGTAGGCGGCGAGATCATTCCCCGGGCCCACGCCGGCGAGCCGCTAACGGTCTTCATCGGGGTCCCCTCCGTCGAGGAATACGCAGCCCGGGTCCAGAAGGCGGGAGGAAGGGTCGTGATCCCAAAGAGGGCGGTTCCAGGGAGAGGCTACTTCGTCATCTGCGAGGATACCGAGCAGAACCGGCTGGGCCTCTGGGAAAGCGACCCAACGGCAGCGTAA
- a CDS encoding cupredoxin domain-containing protein: MKKVFGILALMVIASIMIAGCVQPAGNETVTPGATPGLTETPIETVTTPIETETPAGTVTTPIETETPAGTVTTPMGTETPAGTVTTPVGGETPTTTSAANVTETPPAPPAAAVADEIVSITDSGFSPSSITVPTGTTVGWINEGTVNQTVTATTDSTGFFDSGLLQPGNSFAHNFRATGNYTYTSQTSGATGEVIVVPSTAS; encoded by the coding sequence ATGAAGAAAGTGTTTGGTATCCTTGCCCTCATGGTGATCGCGAGCATCATGATCGCAGGATGTGTACAGCCAGCGGGTAACGAGACGGTGACCCCCGGCGCTACGCCGGGACTTACCGAGACACCGATCGAAACAGTAACGACACCGATAGAGACCGAGACACCCGCAGGAACAGTAACGACACCGATAGAGACCGAGACTCCTGCCGGAACAGTGACGACACCGATGGGGACTGAGACACCCGCAGGAACAGTGACGACACCTGTCGGGGGTGAGACCCCGACGACGACTTCCGCCGCGAATGTAACAGAGACACCGCCGGCACCGCCGGCGGCTGCCGTCGCTGATGAGATCGTCTCCATCACCGACAGCGGGTTTAGCCCGAGCTCGATCACCGTACCCACGGGGACCACGGTAGGCTGGATCAATGAAGGTACGGTAAACCAGACCGTCACAGCAACGACCGATTCAACTGGCTTCTTTGACTCCGGGCTGCTTCAGCCGGGTAACTCGTTCGCCCACAACTTCAGGGCCACAGGGAACTACACCTACACTTCACAGACATCAGGAGCGACAGGAGAGGTCATAGTCGTCCCCAGTACCGCCTCCTAA
- a CDS encoding cobyrinate a,c-diamide synthase — translation MRPIPRIVIAGTHSGCGKTTLASGLMAALTARGLAVQPFKVGPDFIDPTHHSAICGRTSRNLDPYMMGEAGVRETFVRASAGADIAVVEGAMGLFDGLEGTDTASTAHVAKILDAPVILVVDAGGASRSVHAMAQGYAGFDPAVRVAGIILNRIGSPRHLAMIEETKSLPIYGGIPRRRDLAVESRHLGLAMAAETEAMARFGAVVEETCDLSGILDLARSAPPLPVPPDVPTRPDAGVRIGVANDAAFCFYYRDNLDRLVRAGADLVFFSPLTDRLPDVDALYLGGGYPELHAGALAASRCREDVRRAVGDGMPVYAECGGLIYLTERLTTDEGDFPMAGVLPASAAMTKRIQGLGYVEARVVGGAPVLAPGSSFRGHEFHYSRLDCAPDARFAVELLRGRGIDNGRDGLSVQNAVGQYTHAYFPEGFAERLVRAAVAYRRA, via the coding sequence ATGCGCCCGATTCCACGAATCGTCATCGCGGGAACCCACAGCGGCTGCGGCAAGACCACGCTTGCAAGCGGCCTGATGGCGGCGCTCACCGCCCGTGGGCTCGCCGTCCAGCCCTTCAAAGTGGGCCCGGATTTCATCGATCCCACGCATCACTCGGCCATCTGCGGCCGGACGTCCCGCAACCTCGATCCCTATATGATGGGAGAGGCGGGAGTACGGGAGACGTTCGTCCGTGCCTCCGCCGGGGCGGATATCGCCGTCGTCGAGGGTGCGATGGGGCTCTTCGACGGGCTTGAGGGGACCGATACCGCGAGCACGGCGCACGTCGCAAAGATCCTCGACGCCCCGGTCATTCTCGTGGTCGATGCAGGGGGTGCGTCGCGGAGCGTCCACGCCATGGCCCAGGGCTACGCGGGGTTCGATCCGGCTGTCCGGGTCGCCGGAATCATCCTTAATCGGATCGGGAGCCCCCGCCATCTTGCCATGATCGAAGAGACGAAGAGCCTCCCGATCTACGGCGGGATCCCGCGGAGAAGGGATCTTGCGGTCGAAAGCCGGCACCTCGGGCTTGCGATGGCGGCCGAGACCGAGGCGATGGCACGGTTCGGTGCGGTGGTGGAGGAGACGTGCGATCTCTCCGGGATCCTGGACCTCGCCCGGTCGGCCCCGCCCCTTCCGGTGCCTCCGGATGTCCCCACCCGACCGGATGCAGGTGTCCGTATCGGCGTCGCCAATGACGCGGCGTTCTGTTTCTACTACCGCGACAACCTCGACCGGCTCGTGAGGGCCGGGGCGGACCTGGTCTTCTTCTCACCTCTGACGGATCGGCTCCCGGACGTGGACGCTCTCTACCTCGGGGGAGGCTACCCGGAACTCCACGCCGGGGCGCTTGCGGCCTCCCGGTGCCGTGAGGACGTGCGGCGGGCGGTCGGCGACGGCATGCCGGTCTACGCGGAGTGCGGGGGGCTCATCTACCTCACCGAGCGGCTTACGACCGATGAGGGTGATTTCCCGATGGCGGGCGTCCTCCCGGCGTCGGCCGCGATGACGAAACGCATCCAGGGGCTTGGCTACGTGGAGGCCCGGGTGGTCGGCGGGGCACCGGTGCTTGCACCGGGCTCCTCGTTCCGGGGCCACGAATTTCACTACTCGCGTCTCGATTGCGCTCCCGATGCACGGTTCGCCGTCGAACTCCTCCGCGGCCGGGGAATCGACAACGGCCGTGACGGCCTTTCCGTGCAGAACGCGGTCGGACAGTACACCCACGCCTACTTCCCGGAAGGCTTTGCTGAACGGTTGGTCCGAGCGGCCGTGGCATACCGGCGGGCGTAG